A window of the Planococcus citri chromosome 4, ihPlaCitr1.1, whole genome shotgun sequence genome harbors these coding sequences:
- the LOC135845143 gene encoding uncharacterized protein LOC135845143 translates to MKKLSENPVLMYKNQKEESSELNKEDFVLIIMSKFQKKMLKKLGAQTICIDGTHGTNQYKYQLYTLLTIDEWGEGFPAAFCISNREDEAIFKVFFSRIKQEVGVIQTDLFMSDGAAAFYNAWRIVMGEPKKRLLCLWHVHKNWVLNQKKIKCDDKKKLVMKSLKSIAEELNEEAFETEFQKLLTDLDADTDTNEFGKYLRENYEKIRRSWARCYRRNVPINTNMSLEALHRSLKYDYLDGKKCFRIDRTVHELLSIIRDKRFNRIRKIAKQTPYKNISNIKASHAKSLDYLDDVQPHLEQENTWIVKQYVVLRQQTEINSCCRRKCDICEICVHTYICTCKDNTLSFNICKHIHAVATKYPIGDLTAELEMEIIETESDNINLPSTSCRSSTDITNEVMLKNGVIYGILKTKNLSPDEGEEILKLQNKMLEILRKSDKFPFPIQCQDSRGKIEKQSYFPTRKISKKKPATLPYVSRAAMELIQQGFSSQNNEVAIIHEEFDHQYIIETPTQNKSNTE, encoded by the coding sequence atgaaaaagctTTCTGAAAATCCGGTGCTAATGTACAAAAACCAAAAGGAGGAATCCAGTGAACTAAACAAAGAAGATTTCGTGTTAATAATCATgagtaaattccaaaaaaaaatgttaaaaaaactAGGTGCTCAAACGATATGTATCGACGGTACTCACGGCACGAACCAATATAAATACCAACTATATACGCTGCTAACTATTGATGAATGGGGCGAAGGGTTTCCTGCCGCCTTTTGTATCTCCAACCGCGAAGACGAAGCgatcttcaaagtttttttttctcgaatcaAGCAAGAAGTTGGTGTAATACAAACAGATTTGTTCATGAGCGATGGAGCTGCTGCGTTTTACAATGCATGGCGCATTGTAATGGGAGAGCCCAAGAAACGTTTACTTTGTCTATGGCATGTCCACAAAAATTGGGtactgaatcaaaaaaaaatcaaatgtgatGACAAAAAAAAGCTTGTAATGAAGTCATTAAAAAGCATCGCCGAAGAACTCAACGAAGAAGCATTTGAAACGGAATTCCAAAAACTCTTGACGGATTTAGATGCCGATACAGATACAAACGAATTTGGGAAATACCtacgtgaaaattacgaaaagatTAGAAGAAGTTGGGCGAGATGTTATAGACGTAATGTTCCGATCAATACTAATATGAGCCTGGAGGCGCTCCATCGATCACTCAAATATGACTATCTGGATGGTAAAAAGTGTTTTAGAATCGACCGAACTGTGCACGAATTACTTTCCATTATAAGAGACAAACGGTTCAATCGGATTCGTAAGATTGCAAAACAGACACCTTACAAGAACATCAGTAATATCAAAGCTAGTCATGCTAAAAGTTTGGATTACTTGGATGATGTGCAGCCACACCTTGAGCAAGAGAATACATGGATAGTAAAACAATATGTTGTTCTTAGACAACAAACGGAGATAAATTCATGCTGCCGAAGGAAATGTGATATTTGCGAAATATgtgtacatacttacatatgtaCGTGTAAAGATAACACGCTTAGCTTCAATATATGTAAGCACATTCATGCAGTTGCAACGAAATATCCGATTGGAGACTTGACTGCCGAACTTGAAATGGAGATCATCGAAACTGAATCGGATAATATTAATCTACCATCAACAAGTTGCCGCAGCAGTACTGATATCACTAATGAAGTTATGCTGAAAAATGGTGTAATTTATGGtatattgaaaacaaaaaacctaTCCCCAGATGAAGGCGAAGAAATactgaaacttcaaaataaaatgttggaGATATTACGTAAATCTGATAAATTTCCCTTTCCGATTCAGTGCCAGGATTCTAGAGGAAAGATTGAAAAACAATCTTACTTTCCAACTAGAAAAATATCTAAGAAGAAGCCAGCTACTTTACCGTACGTTTCAAGAGCAGCCATGGAACTTATACAACAAGGTTTCAGCTCCCAAAACAACGAAGTGGCAATCATACATGAAGAGTTCGATCATCAGTATATTATTGAAACTCCTACACAAAATAAATCTAACACAGAGTAG